GGAGGTGCTGGGCGTCAACCACAGGCTCTACGACTCGTTCACCGCCGGCTACGGCTTCACCGCCATCGTCGTCGCCCTCCTGGCCAAGAACGACCCGTGGGCGACGCTGGGAGCGGCGCTCCTCTTCGGCGCGCTCTCCACCGGCGCCTCCTACATGCAGCTCTCGGCGGGCGTCCCCTCGCAGCTGGTGGACGTGGTGCAGGGCATCATCATCTTCTTCATCGCCGCCGATGCCATCATCGCCTGGCTGCTGCGCAGGAGCAGGAACAGGAAGGAGGTGGCGGCGTGAGCCTGGGCGACTTCCTGGGCGTGCAGACCTGGGTGGGGACGATCAGCTGGGGCGCGCCCATCGCCCTGGCGGCGCTGGGCGGCACCTTCTCGGAGCGGACCGGCGTGGTCAACATCGCCATGGAGGGGCTGATGCTGATCAGCGCCTTCTTCTCGGTCCTGGGTGCCTGGGCGCTGCACAACGCCTGGCTCGGCCTCGGGGTGGGCGTGGTCAGCGCCATGCTCTTCGCGCTGCTCTTCGCCTGGGGTGCCATCCGCTTCAAGGCCGACCAGATCATCCTGGGCATGGCCATCAATACGCTGGCCATGGGGCTGACCGGCTACCTGCTCAACACGATCTTCGGCTACGGCGGCACCCCCGTGAACACCCCGCAGCTGCCCACGGTGAGCATCCCGCTCCTGGCCTCGATCCCCTGGCTGGGGCCCGTGCTCTTCCGCCAGAACGTGCTGATCTACGCCCTCTTCATCCTTCTCGTGCTCTCGCACTTCCTGCTGTTCCACACGCGGCTCGGGCTGAGGATGCGCGCGGTGGGGGAGCATCCGCAGGCGGCGGACGCGGCCGGTATCAACGTCTACCGCATCCGCTACCTGGGCGTCCTCCTCTCCGGGTTCTTCTCCGGCCTGGCGGGCGCCTACCTCTCGATCGGGGCGCTGAACAGCTTTAATGTCAACATGAGCAACGGACGGGGGTACATCGCCCTGGCCGCCATGATCTTCGGCGGCTGGACGCCGCTGGGCGCCTTCGGAGCCTCCATGCTCTTCGGGTTTGCCAGTTCCATCGCCTTCAACCTGCAGGGGCTGGGCATTCCCAAGGACCTGGTTCTGATGCTCCCCTACGTGGCCACCATCGTGGCGCTGGCGGGCGTGGTGGGACGGACCACCGCCCCGGCGGCGGACGGCGTGCCCTATGATCCAAGCGAGTCCAGCTGACGGGGGCGGAGACGGCGGTGGAGCGAAGGGTGGCGGTCATCCTGGCCGCCGGACAGGGGAAGCGGATGAGGTCGGCGCTGCCCAAGGTGATGCACCCGCTGCTGGGGCTGCCGATGCTCGAGTATGGGGTGCGGGCGGCGGAGGGCGCCGGAGCCGACCTGATCCTGGTGGTGGTGCCGCCGGCGGGGGAGGCGATCCAGAGCTACCTGGGCGACCGTTGCACCTACGTCGTCCAGCCGGAACCGAGGGGGACCGGCGACGCGCTCCGCCAGGTGGAGCCGCTGGTCCCCCGGGACGCGGTGCTCTGGGTGATGTACGGGGACATGCCACGGCTGGGGCCGGAACAGCTGCAGGGGGTGTTCGGGGAGCACCGCCGGGCGCGCGCCGCCGCCACGCTGACCAGCATGGAGCCGGCGGATCCCGACGGGTACGGGCGGATCGTCCGTTCGGCCCAGGGCGACTTCCTTCGGATCGTGGAGGAGGCGGACGCCGACGAGGCGACGCGGGCGATCCGGGAGGTGAACGCCGGCCTCTACGTCTTCGAGGCCGAGCCCCTCTTCGCCGCCCTTCGCCGGGTGGAGCCGCGGAACGCCCAGGGGG
The nucleotide sequence above comes from Bacillota bacterium. Encoded proteins:
- a CDS encoding ABC transporter permease, with the translated sequence MGDFLGVQTWVGTISWGAPIALAALGGTFSERTGVVNIAMEGLMLISAFFSVLGAWALHNAWLGLGVGVVSAMLFALLFAWGAIRFKADQIILGMAINTLAMGLTGYLLNTIFGYGGTPVNTPQLPTVSIPLLASIPWLGPVLFRQNVLIYALFILLVLSHFLLFHTRLGLRMRAVGEHPQAADAAGINVYRIRYLGVLLSGFFSGLAGAYLSIGALNSFNVNMSNGRGYIALAAMIFGGWTPLGAFGASMLFGFASSIAFNLQGLGIPKDLVLMLPYVATIVALAGVVGRTTAPAADGVPYDPSESS